In Rhinolophus sinicus isolate RSC01 chromosome X, ASM3656204v1, whole genome shotgun sequence, a single genomic region encodes these proteins:
- the IL2RG gene encoding cytokine receptor common subunit gamma → MLKPPLPLGSLLFLQLPLLGVGLTPTVLTPSGNEDITADFFLTSTPPGTLSVSSPPLPEVQCFVFNIEYMNCTWNSSSDPQPTNLTLHYWYKNSDYDKVQECGHYLFSSDITSGCWLQKEEIHLYETFVVRLQDPWQPSRQATTKLKLQDLVIPRAPENLTIRNLSESQLELSWSNRDLDHCLEYMVQYQSDRDHSWTEQIVDHRPSFTLPSVDGQKCYTFRVRSRYNPLCGSSQLWSKWSRPIKWGNHTSNETLLLFALKAVFIPLGSMGLVISLICVYCWLERTMPRIPTLKNLEDLVTEYHGNFSAWSGVSKGLAESLQSDYSERFCHVSEIPPKGGAPGEGPEGSPSSQRSPYWAPPCYTLKPET, encoded by the exons ATGTTGAAGCCACCATTGCCTCTCGGATCCCTCTTATTCCTGCAACTGcctctgctgggggtggggctgacccCAACGGTCCTCACACCCAGTGGGAATGAAGACATCACAGCTG ATTTCTTCCTGACCTCTACACCTCCTGGGACCCTCAGTGTTTCCTCCCCGCCTCTCCCAGAGGTTCAGTGTTTTGTGTTCAATATTGAGTACATGAATTGCACTTGGAACAGCAGCTCTGATCCTCAGCCCACCAACCTGACTCTGCACTATTG GTACAAGAACTCTGACTATGACAAAGTCCAGGAGTGTGGCCACTATCTATTCTCTTCAGACATCACTTCTGGCTGTTGGTTGCAAAAAGAGGAGATCCATCTCTATGAAACGTTTGTTGTCCGGCTCCAGGACCCATGGCAGCCTAGCAGGCAGGCCACAACGAAGCTGAAACTTCAGGATCTGG TGATCCCCCGGGCTCCAGAGAACCTAACGATTCGCAACCTCAGTGAGTcccagctggagctgagctggagCAACAGAGACTTGGACCACTGTTTGGAGTACATGGTGCAGTACCAGAGTGACCGGGACCACAGCTGGACT GAACAAATAGTAGACCACAGACCGAGCTTCACCCTGCCTAGTGTGGATGGGCAGAAGTGCTACACGTTCCGTGTTCGGAGCCGCTATAACCCACTCTGTGGAAGCTCTCAGCTCTGGAGTAAATGGAGCCGCCCGATCAAATGGGGCAACCATACTTCAAACG AGACCCTGCTGTTGTTTGCACTGAAGGCCGTCTTCATCCCCCTTGGTTCCATGGGACTCGTCATTAGCCTCATCTGCGTGTACTGCTGGCTGGAACG GACAATGCCCCGAATTCCTACCCTGAAGAACCTAGAAGATCTGGTTACTGAATACCACGGGAACTTTTCG GCCTGGAGTGGTGTGTCTAAGGGATTGGCGGAGAGTCTGCAGTCAGACTACAGCGAAAGGTTCTGCCACGTCAGTGAGATTCCCCCCAAAGGAGGGGCTCCAGGGGAAGGGCCTGAGGGTTCCCCCAGCAGCCAGCGTAGCCCCTACTGGGCTCCCCCATGTTATACCCTGAAACCTGAGACCTGA